GTAGAACTCCTGCGCGTCGACATCGTCGAAGGTGAGCTCCTCGAAGACCTTCGTCACCCGCTGAAGGCTGCTGTAGAACTTCGTGCGCCGCTCCTGGACGCGCAGCTCGGGGTCGGCCTCGACGGTCTCCACGACCAGGGTCTTCATCGTGTCGTAGGCGTCGCTCGCCCACTCGCCGCAGTCCTCGTCGTCGTCGAGCTCGTCGAGCAGCGAGAGGTGGCGCTCCGCCTCCTGGCGCAGCTCGACGGGAGCGTCGACGGTCTGCCCGGCGGGCGTCTTGATCAGGCCCGACTCGGCGATCTGGCGCACGTACCCGATGCGGTCGGCGGAGCGGCTCTCGGTGGCGACGGCCTTTTTGAGGTCGTCGGTGCGCACGACGTCGCGGGCCAGCTCGATCTGGAGCTCCGGGTCCTCCTTGACGCGGTCCAGGAGGGCGGCGCGGGCCGCGCGGGCCGTCGAGGGATCGGCGAGGATCGCGGCGCGCAGGGCGGTGGGGTTCTCCGCGACCTCCAGCGCCTTCGTCGGGCGGATGCCCTCGGCCTCGGCGGCCTGCGCGATCGCGGTGCCGCGCTCGGAGGCGCCGCTGGAGCGGGAGACGTAGTAGGTCAGCCACACCTCGGCGTCCGGCAGCTCGACCTCCTGGCCCGGGGCCAGCTCCTCGAAGTGCGGGACGAGACCGTCGTCGGCGGCCCGGTCCCAGGCCTTGTAGTAGCGCATGACCCGCTCGGGGGAGCAGCCGGCCAGTTCGGCGAACTCCTTCGCCGGCACCTTGGGCGTCTCGCCCGCGGCCTGCCCGCCCGGCCGGACGCTGCGCGCCACCATCAGGCCGAAGGCCCACCCGCCGGTCCGCGCGTAGACCCCGAACTCGCGGGCGTCCCGGGCCACGAGGTCGGACAACGGGGCGGGGGACGTCTCCGCGGACGTCTCGATGGCCGTCTCGGGCAGGTCGATCGCCAGGGTCACTGAAGACTCTCCTCTACAGGCTGCTGGACGCAGGATCGGGCACCGCAGAAGTGCGGAACGGAAGCCTATACGCGCCCCGCGGCAGCCCCAGCAGCCCCAGCAGCCCCGGCAGCCCCGGCAGACCCGCGCGGCACAGCGGGCGGGGCCCCGCGCGGCCGTCAGGCGAAGGCGTTGCGCAGCGCGGGCAGGAGGGTCTTCTCCGACCAGTCCAGGTACGCCGGCTGGGAGTCCCCGCCGATCTGCACCAGGGCGACCTCGGTGAACCCGGCCTCGACGTAGGGACGGACGGCCTCGACGAAGTCGTCCGGGTCGTCGCCGCAGGGGATCGAGGAGGCGACGTCGTCGGGGGTCACGAACTGGGTCGCCGACTCGAAGGAGTCCGGGTGGGGCAGTTCGGAGTTCACCTTCCAGCCGTTGCCGAACCAGCGGAACTGGGCGTGTGCGCGCTTCAGCGCCGTCTCCCGGTCGGGATCGTGGCAGACCGGAAGCTGACCGACGCGCGGCTTGCCCTCGCCGCCGTTGCGGTCGAACGACTCCAGCAGGCCCGGCTTGGGCTCGGTGGCGATCACGAGGTCGCCCAGCCGGCCCGCGAGGCGGCAGGACCGCTCGCCGGAGACGGCGATGCCGATCGGCGGCGGCTCGTCGGGCAGGTCCCACAGCCGGGCCGAGTCCACGTCGTAGTGCGTGCCGTGCCGCGTCACATGCCCGCCCTCGAAGAGCGCGCGGATGATCTCCACGGCCTCCTCGAACATCTCGTGCCGCACGTCCACGGAGGGCCAGCCGCCGCCCACCACATGCTCGTTGAGGTTCTCGCCCGAGCCCAGCCCCAGCCGGAAACGCCCCTCGGACAGCAGCTGCATCGTGGCGGCCTTCTGCGCCACCACCGCCGGGTGGTAGCGGAACGTCGGACACGTCACGTACGTCATCAGCGGAATGCGCGACGTGGCCTGCGCGGCGGCGCCGAGCACGCTCCACGCGTACGGCGCGTGGCCCTGCGCGCGCAGCCAAGGGAAGTAGTGGTCCGAGGTCACCGAGAAGTCGAAGCCCGCCTCCTCGGCCCGCACCACGTGGTCGACCAGGTCCCGAGGGCCTGCCTGTTCGGTCATCATCGTGTACCCGATTTGCACCATGGGGCCCGGGTCCCCGGACTTCGGGGAGAGGAAACGGACTGTTCCCGACCGGAAAAAGCCGTCGATCACCGGCCGCCGTCCGGGGGAGGATGCGGGTATGAACGCGCGCCCGCTGCCCTCGAGCACCCCGTCCGCCCAGGGAGTCGACGCCTTGGGC
This Streptomyces sp. NBC_00377 DNA region includes the following protein-coding sequences:
- a CDS encoding LLM class F420-dependent oxidoreductase, which gives rise to MVQIGYTMMTEQAGPRDLVDHVVRAEEAGFDFSVTSDHYFPWLRAQGHAPYAWSVLGAAAQATSRIPLMTYVTCPTFRYHPAVVAQKAATMQLLSEGRFRLGLGSGENLNEHVVGGGWPSVDVRHEMFEEAVEIIRALFEGGHVTRHGTHYDVDSARLWDLPDEPPPIGIAVSGERSCRLAGRLGDLVIATEPKPGLLESFDRNGGEGKPRVGQLPVCHDPDRETALKRAHAQFRWFGNGWKVNSELPHPDSFESATQFVTPDDVASSIPCGDDPDDFVEAVRPYVEAGFTEVALVQIGGDSQPAYLDWSEKTLLPALRNAFA